Proteins encoded within one genomic window of Gracilimonas sp.:
- a CDS encoding sulfotransferase translates to MKSSQTHTKLCFIGGSGRSGTTILRTVLSSHPDAAGMHEFRITTDPDGLIDFYTSLANNWNPYLFDIKLKRLEHLLKSASLTFLPEKAYRFLLKKTGFQKLPFKLERKNAGVSITEFCPDYDVLVNALIDDLREFSYKGFSMGNEFGSGKIHFASFPDKNIWRDTFGKFYREMTASVVHEQQASAFVDDNTWNILHFDTLMEWLPEAKLIHIYRHPLDVISSFTKQAWAPKNPIQAAHFYVSLLERWFKIRETLPGKSYREISLENLCSNPEDVLKEVADFYELEWNSALLSVDLSKSNTGRWKTDLPNNLLPEIKKIVQPILHEYGYSTND, encoded by the coding sequence ATGAAAAGTTCTCAGACACATACCAAACTTTGTTTTATTGGAGGAAGCGGACGCAGTGGTACCACTATTTTGCGGACAGTACTCTCCAGCCACCCCGATGCAGCTGGGATGCATGAATTCCGTATTACTACAGATCCCGATGGACTGATAGATTTCTATACATCGCTCGCCAATAACTGGAATCCATACCTTTTTGATATAAAGCTTAAACGATTGGAGCATTTATTAAAATCAGCTTCCCTGACTTTTTTACCTGAAAAAGCATACCGTTTTTTGCTGAAAAAAACCGGGTTCCAGAAACTTCCTTTTAAATTGGAAAGGAAAAATGCCGGCGTAAGTATTACCGAATTTTGCCCGGATTATGATGTTTTGGTAAATGCATTGATCGATGACCTTCGGGAGTTTTCCTATAAAGGATTTTCTATGGGTAATGAATTTGGATCCGGGAAAATTCATTTCGCTTCCTTTCCAGATAAAAACATCTGGAGAGATACCTTTGGAAAATTCTATCGGGAAATGACTGCTTCAGTTGTACATGAGCAGCAAGCCTCGGCCTTTGTGGATGACAATACCTGGAATATTCTACATTTTGATACACTTATGGAGTGGTTACCCGAAGCGAAACTCATACATATTTATCGACATCCCCTGGATGTGATATCCTCATTTACTAAACAAGCATGGGCTCCCAAAAACCCCATTCAAGCCGCCCATTTCTATGTTTCGCTTTTAGAGCGATGGTTCAAAATAAGAGAAACCCTGCCTGGTAAAAGTTACCGAGAAATATCTTTGGAAAATCTGTGTTCAAATCCGGAAGATGTATTGAAAGAAGTTGCAGATTTTTATGAATTGGAATGGAATTCAGCACTTCTTTCGGTTGACCTTTCCAAATCAAATACCGGACGATGGAAAACCGACCTACCCAACAATCTTTTGCCGGAAATCAAGAAGATTGTACAGCCGATTTTACATGAATATGGATACTCAACCAATGATTAA
- a CDS encoding N,N-dimethylformamidase beta subunit family domain-containing protein, giving the protein MDTQPMIKQGSIKNGELAAPIEGAVLQILDKHDEVLAHTQTSESGKWKMEIPESASRILVSKKGFSSKEYCPAELPELIRLLENDLLGYQPKLWFKPGEEIEVFVHSLSPWKSTLYRHGVKKERILELGECGAQIQELPDHWFVENGLSWETSLTYEVPKDAKPGLYSLLLETEKQQFAIPFTVSSPSPNNRLLVLASTNNWQSYNIWGGRNRYRSFENTHSKDFSTNIPLVNHLAGKIGKRLPSSWVKNIRGFLGLPAKEKPWMFQKLSVKRPFTNCALEDEKPEIPFTNHLAGGEWRILAWLEREGFEYDMISGFELHQHPELLKNYDAILLSTHCEYWSKSMYYGLKEANQQHKLSILNISGNSIYREVDFYTDGSHRCLSLHFENSVEDETQIIGVRFNSSDYGTCAPYTVKKPEHWVFEGISDIKKGTIFGKQSLNHFTPPKTGRYDPGRPGSVQGLTGQGASGWETDKLSKTAPADIIKVAKGKNLWGGADMIVREPREKRGGLFSVSSITFGGALLIDEVCSKIALNVIERFNSK; this is encoded by the coding sequence ATGGATACTCAACCAATGATTAAACAAGGCAGTATTAAAAACGGAGAGCTAGCTGCACCAATTGAAGGGGCTGTTTTACAAATACTGGACAAGCATGATGAAGTATTAGCTCACACACAGACCTCGGAAAGCGGAAAATGGAAAATGGAGATTCCGGAATCGGCTTCTAGAATTTTAGTTAGCAAAAAAGGTTTCTCCTCCAAAGAATATTGCCCGGCAGAATTACCTGAATTAATTCGTTTACTCGAAAATGATTTACTTGGCTATCAGCCTAAACTTTGGTTCAAGCCCGGTGAAGAAATAGAGGTTTTCGTTCACTCACTTTCTCCATGGAAGAGCACTCTATACAGACACGGGGTAAAAAAAGAACGGATACTCGAATTGGGTGAATGTGGAGCTCAAATCCAGGAGCTGCCTGATCATTGGTTTGTGGAAAACGGATTAAGCTGGGAAACTTCACTCACTTATGAAGTTCCTAAAGATGCCAAACCCGGGCTTTACAGTCTGCTGCTGGAAACTGAAAAACAACAGTTTGCTATTCCTTTTACAGTATCGTCTCCATCTCCTAACAACAGACTCTTGGTATTGGCAAGTACCAACAACTGGCAGAGTTATAATATTTGGGGCGGCCGAAATCGCTATCGCAGTTTTGAAAATACTCACTCCAAAGATTTTTCTACTAATATTCCCTTGGTGAATCACTTGGCTGGGAAAATTGGGAAGAGACTTCCATCTTCCTGGGTAAAAAATATTCGAGGTTTTTTAGGACTTCCAGCTAAAGAAAAACCGTGGATGTTTCAAAAATTGTCTGTTAAGCGGCCTTTCACCAATTGTGCACTAGAAGATGAAAAGCCTGAAATTCCTTTTACCAATCACTTGGCAGGCGGTGAGTGGCGGATTTTGGCTTGGTTGGAGCGCGAAGGTTTTGAGTACGATATGATTTCCGGCTTCGAACTTCATCAACATCCCGAATTGCTCAAGAACTACGATGCTATTCTGCTTTCCACCCATTGCGAATACTGGAGTAAGTCGATGTATTACGGCTTGAAAGAAGCCAACCAGCAGCATAAACTTTCTATTCTGAATATCTCCGGAAATTCTATTTACCGAGAAGTGGACTTCTATACAGACGGATCACACCGCTGCCTTAGTCTTCATTTTGAAAACAGTGTTGAAGATGAAACCCAAATCATTGGAGTACGCTTTAATTCTTCCGATTATGGAACTTGTGCCCCTTATACTGTTAAAAAGCCGGAACATTGGGTATTTGAGGGAATTTCAGACATCAAAAAAGGAACAATTTTCGGAAAACAGTCACTGAATCATTTCACCCCTCCCAAAACCGGACGGTATGACCCGGGCAGACCGGGTTCAGTGCAGGGACTTACCGGTCAGGGAGCCTCTGGTTGGGAAACCGACAAGCTGTCGAAAACCGCACCTGCAGACATTATAAAAGTTGCCAAAGGCAAAAACCTGTGGGGTGGTGCTGATATGATTGTACGAGAACCCAGAGAAAAAAGAGGAGGATTGTTCTCTGTATCATCTATTACCTTTGGAGGAGCCCTTTTGATCGATGAAGTTTGTTCAAAAATTGCTTTAAATGTAATTGAAAGATTTAACTCTAAATGA
- a CDS encoding glycosyltransferase family 4 protein, producing the protein MKNKRPDILFIHQVDASFVREDIRILKKIGNLKPFYFEAVRTNSLVLNLLLFIKRLTLQFWWLIKNIRNAQVIYCWFSDYHAFLPALFSQVFNIPLITVLGGFDCNKNEEFNYGIFSSGWRAPIGKFVISNNTILLPVDETLIKTKSIAKNWPGAHPNGLKNNIPNFNTDWRVLPTGYDPEKWRAGLSQREKSVVTVASCPNLTKALIKGLDLVIETAKLLESYSFTIVGIPDDLKKLLTDKYSPPENLKILPSVPRKELAAIYAESSVYLQPSRSEGMPNVLCEAMLCGCVPVGSPVFGIPNAIGDTGFIANEPDPKKISSLIKEAHNQAKELRPKARQRIIEQFSLERREQELIEIITEITK; encoded by the coding sequence ATGAAAAATAAAAGACCTGATATTTTATTTATTCACCAGGTTGACGCTTCGTTTGTCCGCGAAGATATCAGGATTCTAAAAAAAATCGGGAATCTAAAACCATTCTATTTCGAAGCAGTCCGAACAAATAGTTTAGTCTTAAACCTGCTTCTATTCATCAAGCGTTTAACTTTGCAGTTTTGGTGGCTAATTAAAAACATTAGAAACGCTCAAGTTATCTATTGTTGGTTTTCAGACTATCACGCTTTTTTACCTGCTCTATTTTCTCAGGTTTTTAACATTCCATTGATCACCGTATTAGGGGGATTCGACTGCAATAAGAATGAAGAGTTTAATTATGGAATCTTTTCGAGTGGATGGAGAGCTCCCATTGGTAAATTTGTCATTTCCAACAATACCATCCTCCTTCCGGTTGATGAAACCTTAATTAAAACAAAAAGTATTGCCAAAAACTGGCCGGGTGCTCACCCCAATGGATTAAAGAATAACATCCCAAACTTTAATACGGATTGGCGTGTTTTGCCTACAGGATATGATCCTGAAAAGTGGAGGGCGGGGCTAAGCCAAAGAGAAAAATCGGTAGTTACAGTTGCCTCGTGTCCTAATCTAACTAAGGCTCTTATTAAAGGATTAGATCTTGTTATTGAAACTGCAAAGTTATTGGAGAGCTATTCATTTACTATTGTGGGGATTCCGGATGATCTTAAGAAATTACTTACCGATAAATATTCACCTCCGGAGAACCTAAAAATTCTCCCAAGTGTCCCGAGAAAGGAGCTTGCTGCAATTTATGCCGAAAGTTCAGTTTACCTTCAACCTTCCCGCTCTGAAGGCATGCCTAATGTGCTTTGTGAAGCGATGTTATGCGGCTGTGTTCCTGTTGGAAGTCCCGTTTTTGGTATCCCTAATGCTATAGGAGATACAGGCTTTATTGCAAATGAACCTGATCCCAAAAAGATTTCATCCTTAATAAAAGAGGCCCATAACCAAGCAAAAGAATTACGCCCCAAAGCCCGGCAACGAATTATTGAACAGTTTTCTCTTGAAAGAAGAGAACAAGAGCTCATAGAGATTATTACCGAAATCACGAAATAA
- a CDS encoding glycosyltransferase produces MKLEVFLKKYENVSVEKIQKEERINPVVSVCIQTYQQANYIEECLDSVLEQNVDFSYEILIGEDDSNDGTRAICKEYAKRYPDKIRLFLHSRENNIKVAGHPTGKFNFFYNLFHAKGKYIAICEGDDFWDDVNKLQDQYDFMESHPECSMCFTAVKTIKNKQPSKSTVKRPPGAKPNRIYSVRNAIIKAGEFAPTASMFFRQKFLQEVPDWIFYAPVGDMPLTLYLGTKGNFGYLDKASVVRRSMAENSWSATMNYQRRRGIVKELLSTKESFNEYTNYQYNTLVKLEKARIHFNDKKSIVKRAIAQTLLGRKLKEWFDL; encoded by the coding sequence ATGAAGTTAGAGGTTTTCTTAAAAAAGTATGAGAATGTATCTGTAGAAAAAATTCAGAAAGAAGAAAGGATAAACCCGGTAGTATCCGTATGTATCCAAACGTATCAACAGGCTAATTATATTGAAGAGTGTTTGGATTCTGTTTTAGAGCAGAATGTTGATTTTTCATATGAAATTTTGATTGGAGAAGATGACTCCAATGACGGAACAAGGGCTATTTGTAAGGAATATGCCAAACGTTATCCGGATAAGATTAGACTGTTTCTGCACAGCAGGGAAAACAATATTAAGGTAGCAGGGCACCCAACCGGTAAATTCAATTTTTTTTATAACCTGTTTCACGCCAAAGGAAAGTACATTGCTATTTGTGAAGGAGATGACTTTTGGGATGACGTAAATAAGTTACAGGATCAGTATGATTTTATGGAATCTCACCCGGAATGTTCAATGTGCTTTACGGCAGTGAAGACCATAAAGAATAAGCAACCATCTAAGAGTACAGTTAAGCGTCCTCCCGGAGCAAAGCCTAACCGCATATATTCTGTTAGGAATGCTATTATAAAAGCAGGAGAATTTGCACCAACTGCTTCAATGTTTTTTAGGCAAAAATTTCTTCAGGAAGTTCCGGATTGGATATTTTATGCCCCTGTAGGAGATATGCCCCTTACACTTTATTTAGGTACAAAAGGAAATTTCGGATACCTTGATAAAGCTTCTGTTGTCAGGCGTTCAATGGCTGAAAACTCCTGGAGTGCAACCATGAATTATCAACGAAGGCGGGGAATAGTAAAGGAACTTTTGAGTACAAAAGAGAGCTTTAATGAATACACAAATTATCAGTACAATACACTGGTAAAGCTTGAAAAAGCCCGAATTCATTTCAATGATAAAAAATCGATCGTAAAACGAGCCATTGCTCAAACCCTGCTGGGACGAAAACTCAAAGAATGGTTTGATTTATAA
- a CDS encoding ATP-grasp domain-containing protein, producing the protein MSKKINIGVFPCGSEVGLEINRSLKYYKEFNLIGLNSTRDYSYLSYSDYIEDLPFIHEDTFFEKLVEIINDREIRYLIPAMDEVGYLLKKNEKKICCEIVYPEFSIAEILRRKSSTYKKLKNILNTPNVYSDLDEIEKKLPVFIKPDIGYGSRGAKKIKNLDELHAELDRSQELLIMEYLPGDEFTVDCFSDSNGKLLFAGARIRQRVRMGISVSTKKISNEKKFNTIAKRISEELKMSGVWFFQLKEDKNKKLTLLEVGGRVSGSMALYRGMGLNFIALDLFQRIGEEIKIPKLISHSASLERSLNCSINLDFDFNTVYCDLDDCLIIDNKVNKKLVTFLYQCLNKNKKLVLITRHEIKPAITLNKYRLSNLFDRVVHIKDRSVSKAEFITDKSAIFVDDSFQEREKVSDLKGIPVFAPDAIELLITEHFD; encoded by the coding sequence ATGTCCAAAAAAATAAATATTGGAGTTTTTCCTTGCGGTTCAGAAGTTGGCCTTGAAATAAACCGGTCATTAAAGTACTACAAAGAATTTAATTTAATAGGGCTTAATAGCACAAGAGATTACAGTTACTTGAGTTATAGTGATTATATAGAAGATCTCCCATTTATTCATGAGGATACTTTTTTTGAAAAATTAGTAGAGATAATTAACGATCGAGAGATTCGGTATTTAATACCAGCGATGGATGAAGTAGGTTATCTATTAAAAAAAAACGAAAAGAAGATTTGCTGTGAAATTGTTTATCCTGAATTCTCTATTGCAGAAATTCTGAGAAGAAAATCATCTACTTACAAAAAGCTGAAAAATATACTAAATACCCCTAATGTATATAGCGATTTAGATGAAATAGAAAAGAAATTGCCAGTTTTTATCAAACCAGATATTGGCTATGGATCTCGAGGTGCAAAAAAAATAAAGAATCTTGATGAGCTCCATGCCGAGCTTGATCGGTCACAAGAGTTATTAATTATGGAGTATTTGCCCGGGGACGAATTTACGGTAGACTGTTTTTCTGATAGTAATGGTAAATTATTATTTGCAGGAGCGAGAATAAGACAGAGAGTGAGAATGGGAATCAGTGTTTCTACAAAAAAAATTTCCAATGAGAAAAAATTTAATACTATAGCGAAAAGGATTAGTGAAGAGCTAAAGATGAGTGGCGTTTGGTTTTTTCAGTTAAAAGAAGACAAAAATAAAAAGCTAACACTTTTGGAGGTTGGTGGAAGGGTGTCAGGTTCAATGGCTTTATATAGGGGCATGGGATTGAATTTTATTGCATTAGATCTCTTTCAAAGAATAGGTGAAGAAATTAAAATTCCAAAATTAATAAGTCATTCCGCAAGTTTAGAACGTTCTTTAAATTGTAGTATTAATTTAGATTTTGATTTTAATACAGTTTACTGCGACCTCGATGATTGCTTGATTATTGATAATAAAGTCAATAAAAAACTGGTCACTTTTCTTTATCAATGTCTTAACAAAAATAAAAAATTAGTTTTGATAACAAGACATGAAATTAAGCCTGCTATTACCTTAAATAAATATAGGCTTTCAAATCTTTTCGATAGGGTAGTACATATAAAAGATCGGTCAGTTTCAAAGGCAGAATTTATAACTGATAAAAGTGCAATTTTTGTCGATGATTCCTTTCAAGAAAGAGAAAAAGTTTCAGACTTAAAGGGTATTCCAGTTTTTGCACCTGATGCAATAGAATTATTGATTACAGAACACTTTGATTAA
- a CDS encoding DegT/DnrJ/EryC1/StrS family aminotransferase produces the protein MIQITKPFMPPLEEYQEFLEGVWEREYLTNDGPLVRQLEKELTDYLKVSNLLFLSNGTIALQIAMKALGLKDEIITTPFSYVATTSSIVWEGCKPVFVDIDQETLNINPDLIEGAITEKTTGILATHVYGNPCDIESIKKIADKHGLKIIYDAAHCFGTTYKGKSVFEYGDISASSFHATKLFHTVEGGAVFTQDDDLNKKMWHMRNFGHAGPENFEGIGINGKNSELHAAMGLVNLRHIDRVMEKRKKQSLFYSDHLGKSKKLKLQQPNRFAKVNYAYFPVVFDSEELTLQVFNSLVENKIYPRRYFYPSLNKLDYVTGSMPISENIASRVLCLPLYHDLTKENQDNIVNIVIEKLGS, from the coding sequence ATGATTCAGATAACCAAACCTTTTATGCCTCCTTTAGAAGAGTATCAGGAGTTTTTGGAAGGAGTTTGGGAAAGAGAATATTTAACAAATGACGGGCCTCTAGTTCGTCAATTAGAAAAAGAATTAACAGACTATTTAAAAGTAAGTAATTTGCTTTTTCTCTCTAATGGCACGATTGCTTTGCAAATTGCAATGAAGGCTTTGGGCTTAAAAGATGAAATTATCACTACACCATTCTCGTATGTAGCCACTACATCATCAATTGTATGGGAGGGGTGTAAGCCGGTTTTTGTAGATATAGATCAGGAAACACTTAACATCAATCCAGATTTAATTGAGGGAGCCATTACTGAGAAAACTACGGGGATTTTAGCTACACATGTGTATGGGAACCCTTGTGATATTGAGTCCATAAAAAAAATAGCAGATAAACATGGTCTAAAGATTATTTACGATGCTGCCCATTGTTTTGGAACCACTTATAAGGGGAAGTCAGTTTTTGAATATGGTGATATCAGTGCTTCCAGTTTTCATGCCACTAAGCTTTTTCATACAGTCGAAGGTGGAGCTGTTTTTACTCAAGATGATGACCTAAATAAAAAAATGTGGCATATGCGAAATTTTGGTCATGCCGGTCCGGAAAATTTTGAGGGTATTGGTATTAATGGAAAGAATTCGGAATTACATGCCGCAATGGGTTTGGTGAATCTAAGGCATATCGATCGGGTGATGGAAAAAAGAAAAAAACAGAGCCTTTTTTACAGTGATCACTTAGGAAAGAGTAAAAAGCTAAAATTACAGCAGCCCAATAGATTTGCAAAGGTAAATTACGCTTATTTTCCTGTTGTGTTTGACTCAGAAGAGTTGACTTTACAGGTATTTAATTCATTGGTTGAAAACAAAATTTATCCAAGAAGATATTTTTACCCCTCACTAAACAAGTTGGACTATGTTACAGGTTCAATGCCGATTTCAGAGAATATTGCCAGCCGAGTATTATGTCTTCCGCTTTATCATGATTTAACTAAAGAAAATCAGGATAACATAGTGAATATTGTTATAGAAAAATTAGGTTCGTAA
- a CDS encoding lipopolysaccharide biosynthesis protein, whose protein sequence is MGGVLWATVEKFGSKIIQFFTTIILARILLPEDFGTVAMVSIFFAISMILIDSGFSQALIREDEISERDKATTFYINFITAIFLFIVLWVFAPLISEFFQEPVLLWMTRFMAFTPIFFSLTIVQRALYSHRINFRTQAFIYLISSALSGVSAVILALYDLGVWALASQYVLLSFVTSFLFWGINPWLPKGFIDKESFKKLFGFGSNLMLTGLISVTFREVYKVIIGRLYSTSLLGFYAQAENIKNVVSDNLVSVLVRVTYPALSKVKDDIERLKDGYRKILKVTSLFIFPAMIGLILVAEPMIVTVIGEKWLESVPIVKLLAILGMIHHMHVINLNILKVLGRSDLILKLEIIKKIGVTIAIIIGLSFGFWGLVVAQVVSSYVSLFINMIYTATLMDYSKKEQIMDVFPILFFSIPMGMIVFGLDFMNYGNELLRLLVLVLSGIFVYLGTCFILKPQPFKDIVYILRPKFPIFNKIKL, encoded by the coding sequence TTGGGTGGGGTACTTTGGGCAACCGTTGAAAAATTTGGTAGTAAAATTATACAATTTTTCACGACCATAATTCTTGCCCGCATCCTTTTACCCGAAGATTTTGGAACGGTGGCGATGGTGTCCATTTTCTTCGCGATTTCGATGATACTTATAGATAGCGGTTTCAGTCAGGCACTAATACGAGAAGATGAAATCTCAGAGAGGGATAAAGCCACTACCTTCTATATTAATTTTATCACCGCAATTTTTCTTTTCATAGTATTGTGGGTTTTCGCTCCTTTGATCAGTGAATTTTTTCAGGAGCCCGTACTTCTTTGGATGACGAGGTTTATGGCTTTTACTCCCATTTTCTTTTCGCTGACTATAGTACAAAGAGCTCTTTACTCTCACAGAATTAATTTTAGAACTCAGGCATTTATTTATCTAATATCGTCGGCATTAAGTGGAGTAAGTGCAGTTATATTAGCTTTATATGATTTAGGAGTATGGGCATTGGCCTCACAGTATGTATTGTTATCATTTGTTACCTCATTTTTATTTTGGGGCATCAATCCATGGTTACCTAAAGGCTTCATTGATAAGGAATCATTTAAAAAACTTTTCGGATTTGGTTCAAATTTAATGCTCACCGGACTTATAAGTGTAACTTTTAGAGAGGTTTATAAAGTTATAATTGGGAGGTTATACAGTACTTCCCTGCTTGGGTTTTATGCTCAGGCTGAGAATATCAAAAATGTAGTTTCAGATAATCTTGTAAGCGTTCTGGTGCGCGTAACTTATCCCGCATTGTCAAAAGTGAAGGACGATATTGAAAGGCTTAAAGATGGCTACCGTAAAATTCTGAAAGTAACTTCACTGTTTATTTTTCCTGCAATGATTGGTTTGATATTAGTAGCTGAACCCATGATAGTAACAGTGATTGGCGAAAAATGGTTAGAGTCAGTACCTATTGTTAAGCTTTTGGCAATTTTAGGTATGATTCATCATATGCATGTAATAAATTTGAATATTCTTAAGGTTTTGGGAAGGTCTGATCTAATACTGAAACTTGAAATTATTAAAAAAATTGGAGTTACAATTGCAATTATAATAGGACTATCCTTTGGTTTCTGGGGTTTAGTGGTTGCACAGGTGGTAAGTTCATATGTTTCACTTTTTATTAACATGATCTATACTGCCACATTAATGGATTATAGCAAAAAAGAGCAGATTATGGATGTGTTTCCAATCCTGTTTTTTAGTATACCTATGGGAATGATAGTGTTTGGATTAGATTTCATGAATTATGGAAATGAGCTGCTTAGATTACTGGTTTTAGTACTAAGTGGGATATTTGTATATCTTGGAACGTGTTTCATTTTAAAGCCCCAACCATTTAAGGATATTGTTTACATCCTTCGGCCAAAATTCCCAATCTTTAATAAGATTAAATTATGA
- the hisS gene encoding histidine--tRNA ligase yields MPKPKYTSHVGMVDILPDESPKWRALETIIHEEAAKFNFEEIRTPIMEQTELIVRGIGQLTDIVSKEIFAFEKGDSHYVLRPELTAPVVRAFVEHHMEQRGGSQKLYYIGPMFRAERPQKGRQRQFHQFGAEVLGSDDPVADVEIIALMIRVYERVGISNFELKLNSVGDPESREAYKEALREYLKPNLGKLSELSQKRFEKNPMRILDSKEDEDQPFIKDAPVINDYLNEESKAHFQQVKDYLDDLGINYTLDPHLVRGLDYYTRTAFELTSPDLGSQDALAGGGRYDLLVEEIGGPSTPAIGFAAGMERLFIACEELEIELAKEKSVDVYFVTLGDAARKWALTHLPKAREAGLSATMDYMSRSMKAQMKDANRENAHYTIIIGDNELAEGKFTLRNMKESEEISLGFEDILAKLGV; encoded by the coding sequence ATGCCCAAACCCAAGTATACTTCTCACGTTGGAATGGTAGACATTCTTCCGGATGAATCTCCTAAATGGAGGGCGCTGGAAACTATCATTCATGAGGAAGCCGCCAAATTTAATTTTGAAGAAATCCGCACCCCAATCATGGAGCAAACTGAATTGATTGTTCGGGGTATCGGCCAATTGACGGATATTGTTTCCAAGGAGATTTTTGCGTTTGAAAAAGGTGACAGCCATTACGTATTGCGGCCGGAATTGACGGCACCGGTAGTCCGGGCCTTTGTTGAACACCACATGGAACAAAGGGGCGGTTCACAAAAATTATATTACATCGGGCCTATGTTTCGAGCAGAGCGCCCACAAAAAGGCCGTCAGCGTCAATTCCATCAATTTGGGGCTGAAGTTTTGGGAAGTGATGATCCTGTTGCAGATGTGGAGATTATTGCCTTGATGATACGAGTTTATGAGCGAGTGGGAATCAGTAATTTTGAATTGAAACTGAATTCCGTGGGTGACCCGGAAAGCCGGGAAGCTTATAAAGAAGCGCTTAGGGAATATCTAAAACCCAATCTTGGTAAACTCAGTGAGCTTTCCCAAAAACGCTTTGAGAAGAACCCAATGCGCATCCTGGATTCAAAGGAAGATGAAGATCAGCCATTCATCAAAGATGCGCCGGTTATCAATGATTACCTGAATGAAGAATCCAAAGCACATTTCCAGCAGGTTAAAGATTACCTGGATGACTTGGGAATCAACTACACCCTGGATCCACATTTGGTTAGAGGATTGGATTACTACACCCGCACCGCTTTTGAATTAACAAGCCCTGATTTAGGCTCACAAGATGCCCTGGCCGGCGGCGGCCGTTATGATTTGTTGGTAGAAGAAATCGGAGGTCCCTCAACTCCTGCCATTGGATTTGCGGCCGGAATGGAGCGACTTTTTATTGCTTGTGAAGAACTGGAAATTGAGTTGGCTAAAGAAAAATCAGTGGATGTTTATTTTGTGACGTTAGGTGATGCTGCCCGAAAATGGGCGCTTACCCACCTCCCAAAAGCAAGAGAAGCCGGGCTGTCTGCTACGATGGATTACATGAGCCGATCCATGAAAGCCCAGATGAAAGATGCCAATCGGGAAAATGCACATTACACTATCATTATTGGAGATAATGAGTTAGCCGAAGGTAAATTCACCCTGCGCAATATGAAGGAAAGTGAGGAGATTTCGCTTGGTTTTGAGGATATTTTGGCAAAGCTTGGGGTATAA